Proteins encoded together in one Anopheles darlingi chromosome 3, idAnoDarlMG_H_01, whole genome shotgun sequence window:
- the LOC125954950 gene encoding uncharacterized protein DDB_G0283357 isoform X1, whose protein sequence is MDIGMERGGPVDAGVATIGTLFQHIVNDMKNSSPLWEDFIAKATKLHACLRAAIQALAAYLDAFQKIADAATNSRGATKEIGTALTRVCLRHKAVESRMKTFTSAIMDCLIGPLQEKLEDWRKQVTVIDKDHAKEYKRCRAELKKRSSDTLRLQKKAKKGLQAGDNNLHVLVENSMQDVTLRRCELEEVERKSLRAIMVEERTRYCTFVSLLQPVVHEECEVMSELGHLQEAMQLIAAVTKDPAQLPQASEELILESKANIGLYPDSPGGSNSQGGCSNSLGSRKSSVCSISSINSSSSGSPGHHHQFQRSLSQYSPAIRLKPGESSDSGFCSSPALTSQASTLASQSHAVSTWPPHTQDATSTVDRPHTISSAYEKGHQRPALTVYTFQSPETIVETSANHPKSPANVACRPPLPVRCSSLERPLSTTSVKNANSNIPRQCPSPIPAHITKEHPQLQPTYVNMTELASMAASKTTNNSNNGINNNVNNNGGGAVPVAATANQQQHHQLQQQHHGHQHQGHGSGGGGYQQLQQPNSPVLSSASSLISPDSNATNPISSPDASACSTQTPQNTPQTGSPGTPNYSGGGTINQGYRSTTPSSMAGGLFDPASTPCESNNDTSSNHTITIDDNDEHYSNNSTSTCAASISTTTNTNITNNTTTTSITTNKPSSAPHESSDYCSGTGGAAATISSSNTTTTTTTTTSSASITPGSSAKVDKDLLKRTGSVLEKTSMFEQQINNNQLHLQQPQSQHQHQQQQQQQLSVPGSPANVPLVYGRRTTHEEIYKSAGQLLLDRDAADCIDKQTIEELNNLIGELDLFQKEHEHASASSFGGALVGGHRAPTNGTDDSASEIVENGNGVNNNNNHHHHHLQGASGHHGDDEEEEPNGSLLDALDGPKAARLSGAAGTAATGTRLPSSISSSNSNLDEYLSNHLSTIGDEQTLMDGGSMTNLAAKYSNYSKLEGSDYGSPYHHHHQQQQQQQQYYSQTSSLGGSTHALDGSGTGFENPSFMMAENYYSQNRSEVVVLRCKDTSRNSLNTAPDDLLTGSGLMQLNGGDSSSNTGVGINGSSTQHPHQRLSSFRSVNSRPASPASMSSFFGVTSRSPTPSLSLPVSANNSPQHHNHHNHHHHHHHHLNGMNGGGANGSSINGSNDIAMGVEHSNSTSASSSSAAAAAAAGAAGAAPSQYDDRINRNKPAITPRPASLSGPTRVTRRASVNTVKPPPPVRRSSSVTPSPSVGTNSITTTNLAQQSVAYTSSESLPPPPAYLLDSTAGSSPSISGNVAGTVKALNEIRHTPASPGVLRRAQQNNPPSNQGSPTLSNRSPKTNLHQPGGGIYAQPKQLTSMSSFRNSSPAKQGPQKPNSGFLAQLNAKIAPNKPPPPGHGGASSTAYQHQQQQQQHVQQPSNNYVYTTAPSGNELIYQRSTPVDPRMSYNNNQQQQQQQLQYQQQQQQQYYQSQQQQQQPPIQPPPREGKSSIYSSASQSSSHQQQQHYQQQQQQQQQQYYQNQYHHQQQQQQQPQQQLQYQSTASQQYHYQHHQQPNSVSHRQQYALGTGGAAAGSYATQNIYVSTNPFASSVQTTAAGGGGGGGGGGSSYSPSSFGKGGTRSGDDIVVGAGGGSSATSTPNRTNHHMRNNNGAAGGSSAGAAAGVAAGGGPVTHNVLAKTSAGFLENLNARLAEQRLSGKAFAVRNLINSKALPDPRICHESLMDQIKRGATLKRNRTINDRSAPKIH, encoded by the exons AACTCGAGCCCGCTGTGGGAGGATTTCATTGCCAAAGCGACCAAGCTGCACGCTTGCTTAAG GGCTGCAATCCAAGCGTTGGCGGCCTATTTGGACGCATTCCAAAAGATTGCCGATGCTGCGACCAACTCGAGAG GAGCCACCAAAGAGATTGGCACGGCGCTGACGCGCGTCTGCCTCCGGCACAAGGCGGTCGAGAGCCGCATGAAAACGTTCACCAGTGCGATCATGGACTGCCTGATCGGACCGCTGCAGGAGAAGCTGGAGGATTGGCGCAAGCAGGTGACGGTGATCGATAAGGACCATGCCAAAGAGTACAAGCGGTGCCGGGCGGAGCTGAAGAAGCGCTCGAGCGACACGCTGCGGTTACAGAAGAAGGCCAAGAAGGGTCTGCAGGCAGGGGACAACAATCTGCACGTGCTGGTCGAGAACTCGATGCAGGACGTCACGCTGAGGCGCTGCGAGCTGGAGGAGGTCGAGCGTAAGTCGCTGCGGGCGATCATGGTCGAGGAGCGGACGCGGTACTGTACCTTCGTCAGTCTGCTCCAACCGGTGGTGCACGAGGAGTGCGAGGTGATGTCCGAGCTCGGTCACCTACAG GAAGCAATGCAGCTGATAGCGGCCGTCACGAAGGATCCCGCCCAGCTACCGCAGGCGTCCGAGGAGCTGATACTGGAATCGAAAGCCAACATCGGTCTGTACCCGGATTCGCCCGGTGGTTCCAACTCGCAGGGCGGTTGCTCCAACTCGCTCGGTTCGCGCAAAAGCTCCGTCTgctcgatcagctcgatcaacagcagcagcagtggctccccgggacaccatcatcagttcCAGCGATCACTATCACAG TACTCCCCGGCGATACGTTTGAAACCAGGCGAATCGAGCGATAGCGGCTTTTGCTCTTCACCAGCTTTAACGTCACAG GCATCTACACTAGCTAGTCAATCACATGCTGTGTCGACGTGGCCACCGCACACCCAGGATGCGACGTCGACCGTCGATCGTCCTCATACGATTTCGTCCGCGTACGAGAAGGGCCACCAGCGGCCCGCCCTTACCGTCTACACCTTCCAGAGCCCGGAAACGATCGTCGAGACGTCGGCGAATCATCCAAAGTCGCCTGCCAATGTCGCGTgtcgaccaccactaccagtg cGCTGTTCATCTCTGGAACGACCGCTCTCGACGACATCGGTCAAAAATGCCAATTCCAACATCCCGCGCCAGTGCCCCTCACCGATTCCGGCACATATTACCAAAG AACACCCACAACTACAGCCAACGTACGTCAACATGACGGAGCTGGCTTCGATGGCTGCTTCTAAAACCactaacaacagcaacaatggcaTTAACAACAACGTCAACAacaatggtggcggtgcagtACCGGTGGCTGCGACTgccaatcaacagcaacaccaccagctgcagcagcaacaccatggccatcagcatcaggggcacggtagtggtggtggtggctatcagcagctgcaacaaccaAACTCGCCCGTGCTCTCGTCGGCCTCATCGCTCATATCGCCCGATTCGAACGCGACGAATCCGATCAGCTCCCCGGACGCCTCGGCCTGCAGTACGCAAACACCGCAAAACACGCCCCAGACGGGATCGCCCGGTACGCCGAACTACAGTGGCGGGGGCACCATCAATCAGGGATACCGCAGCACGACGCCGTCCTCGATGGCGGGCGGTCTGTTCGATCCGGCGAGCACACCGTGTGAAAGTAATAACGATACTTCCTCCAATCACACCATCACGATCGACGACAATGATGAGCATTATTCTAACAACAGCACGAGCACTTGCGCTGCGTCCATTTCTACTACCACCAATACCAATATCACCAACAATACCACCACAACCTCCATCACCACTAACAAGCCATCATCTGCTCCTCACGAAAGTAGTGACTATTGTTCTGGCACTGGTGGCGCTGCGGCCACCATCTCCTCTtccaacaccactaccaccaccaccacaaccacctcATCTGCCTCGATCACGCCAGGCTCGTCGGCAAAGGTCGACAAAGATTTACTCAAACGTACCGGTTCAGTTCTAGAGAAAACGTCGATGTTCGAGCAGcagatcaacaacaaccagctgcacctgcagcaaccgcaatcgcagcaccagcaccaacagcagcagcaacagcagctcagTGTTCCTGGATCACCGGCGAATGTCCCTCTAGTGTATGGGCGACGAACAACACACgaagaaatatacaaatccgCCGGTCAGTTGCTTCTGGATCGCGATGCAG CAGACTGCATCGACAAGCAAACGATCGAAGAGCTTAACAATCTGATCGGTGAATTGGATCTCTTTCAAAAAGAGCACGAACATGCGAGCGCATCCTCGTTCGGTGGGGCCCTTGTTGGGGGCCACCGTGCACCAACGAACGGAACCGACGATAGTGCGTCGGAGATCGTAGAGAACGGCAATGGCGtgaataacaacaacaaccaccaccaccaccatcttcaggGTGCCAGTGGGCATCatggcgatgatgaagaagaagaacctaATGGTAGCCTTTTGGATGCTCTAGATGGGCCAAAAGCTGCGCGATTATcgggagcagcaggaacagcagcaacaggaacacgGCTTCCGTCCTCCATctcatccagcaacagcaatctgGACGAGTATCTGAGCAACCATCTGTCCACGATCGGTGACGAGCAGACTCTAATGGATGGTGGATCGATGACGAATCTTGCTGCCAAGTATAGCAACTACAGCAAGCTGGAGGGCAGTGACTATGGATCTCcatatcaccatcatcatcaacagcagcagcagcagcagcagtactattCCCAAACATCGTCGCTAGGTGGTTCCACGCACGCCCTGGATGGCAGTGGAACCGGGTTCGAGAATCCTTCCTTTATGATGGCCGAGAACTACTACAGCCAAAATCGGAGCGAGGTAGTGGTGCTGCGCTGCAAGGATACTAGCCGCAACAGTCTGAACACGGCACCGGATGATCTGCTGACGGGAAGTGGACTGATGCAGCTGAACGGTGGtgatagtagcagcaacactggTGTCGGCAtcaacggtagcagcactcAGCATCCGCATCAGCGATTAAGCTCGTTCCGTAGCGTCAACTCACGGCCTGCCTCACCGGCCTCGATGTCTTCGTTTTTCGGTGTCACATCCCGATCACCGACACCCTCCCTATCACTACCCGTATCAGCCAACAATTCTCCGCAACACCACAatcaccacaaccatcaccatcatcatcatcatcatctgaatGGTATGAACGGCGGTGGTGCAAATGGTAGTAGCATCAACGGGAGCAATGACATAGCAATGGGCGTTGAGCATTCCAATAGTACGAGCGCATcttcatcgtcagcagcagcagcagcagcagcaggagcagcaggagcagctccGTCGCAGTATGATGATCGTATCAATCGTAACAAACCCGCCATCACCCCGAGACCTGCATCGTTAtctg GACCGACCCGTGTTACACGACGTGCGTCAGTGAATACCGTCAAACCGCCACCGCCCGTCCGGCGCAGCTCGAGCGTCACGCCTAGTCCAAGCGTAGGAACT AActccatcactaccaccaatcTTGCCCAGCAAAGTGTAGCTTACACCTCATCAGAAAGtttaccaccgccacctgcTTATCTCTTAGATTCCACCGCCGGAAGCTCACCTAGTA TTTCAGGCAATGTAGCGGGCACGGTGAAGGCTCTGAATGAAATAAGACACACACCGGCCAGTCCGGGGGTGCTACGAAGAGCGCAGCAGAACAATCCACCCTCCAATCAAGGATCACCAACg CTGTCGAATCGATCTCCGAAAACGAACCTCCATCAACCGGGTGGAGGCATCTACGCACAACCGAAACAGCTTACGAGTATGTCTAGCTTCCGCAATTCAAGTCCAGCAAAGCAAG GACCCCAGAAACCAAACAGTGGCTTTTTGGCGCAACTTAATGCCAAAATTGCTCCCAACAAACCCCCACCTCCGGGTCATGGTGGCGCTAGCAGTACAGCTtatcagcaccaacaacagcagcagcaacacgtcCAGCAACCCTCGAACAACTATGTCTATACGACGGCTCCGTCCGGTAACGAGCTGATCTACCAGCGTTCCACTCCCGTTGATCCTCGAATGTCGTACAACaataatcagcagcaacaacagcaacagctacagtaccaacagcagcaacagcagcaatactatcaatcgcaacaacagcagcaacagccaccgatccaaccaccaccaagagaGGGTAAAAGCTCCATCTATTCCTCCGCTAGTCAATCTTCttcccatcagcagcagcaacactaccagcagcagcagcagcagcagcagcagcaatactaTCAAaatcagtatcatcatcagcagcagcagcaacaacaaccgcaacagcaactgcaatACCAGTCAACAGCCTCGCAACAGTATCAttaccaacaccatcaacagcccAATTCAGTTtcccaccggcagcagtacgCACTGGGCACGGGAGGAGCGGCTGCTGGTAGCTACGCTACCCAGAACATTTACGTATCGACGAATCCGTTCGCCAGTTCCGTCcaaactactgctgctggcggcggcggtggtggtggtggtggtggtagtagctaTTCGCCTTCATCCTTTGGCAAGGGTGGTACTCGTAGTGGGGACgacattgttgttggtgccggtggtggatcTAGTGCCACGAGCACACCCAACCGCACAA ATCATCATATGCGAAACAATaatggtgccgctggtggatCATCggctggagctgctgcaggagtagctgccggtggtggaccaGTAACGCATAACGTGCTGGCGAAGACTAGTGCCGGATTCCTGGAAAATCTCAATGCTCGCTTAGCGGAGCAACGGCTTTCGGGAAAAGCGTTCGCCGTAAGGAATCTCATCAACAGCAAAGCACTC CCCGATCCACGTATCTGCCACGAGTCGTTGATGGATCAAATCAAACGGGGTGCCACGTTGAAGAGGAATCGCACGATCAATGATCGTAGCGCACCGAAGATCCACTAG